GTGACCGCCGAGTCTTCCCGGTCTAGATGATTCCGTACTGCAAGTTTATGAGGTACAGTTACAGAGAATCCTCTGATCTTAAGATGTTCCGCCAGCTCAAAAAATGCCGGAACATCATCCACCGTAAAAGGGAGGTAGACAGCATTCTCACCGATGGCTTTAAACCCGGGATTATGGATATGGGGAGATCGTGTATGGAGCACAGGATTTCCGATTATTCCGTATATCCCGGTCTGATCATCTATTTCATTGACCCTATATAGATTATGAAGTGTATCCCAGTCCATATGCCCGGGAGCAGCCTCGCTGCCGCCGGGAGAACAGAAGGTCAGGAAACTTCCCATCCTCTGTGCCAGAATACGGGTTGCCACTCCATAGGCACCCATTCCCAGGAGGATTAGATTATCCTCGGCGGGATGAGTCTTCTTCCAGTCCTGACCTATCCGGAACAGAGCCAGAACATCGGCAATTCCCTGAGGCATTACAGCAGCCTTTACCAGGTCACCCCGGCTGGACATCTCTTGGAGCCTCTGTGCAAGATCTCCGGGGACCTGATCAAAATCATGGAATGAACGGATAATCCGGATTCCCTTCCCCGCAGCATGAACAGCCAGGACTTCAGAAGATTCATCCTCCTCCAGATCTATAAAGGCAAATGCACCTTCCATGGATTTAAGAAGGAGATCTTCTCTCTCTTCATCACTACCCGACCATTTACCACCATCAATAACCTTCCGGCAGGTCAGTATGAGAGGAGTCCCCGCCTGAGCAGGAAAATCACTGATTTTATCAAGTTCAGAAGCATCGAGAAGATCGATCCGAAGCTCGGCCAGATCGGGAGAGTTCTGCCCCAGATCCTCGAGGTTTGCTGCCAGTGTTGATCGGCACAGGGTCAGGCAAAGTCGTGACATCTAGTAATCACTCCTGTAAACATAAAGATCACTCAGCTTGTCTTCTTCAAAATAGAGTGCACAGGAGACTGGATATCCTCTCTGAGGAAGGGTGTAGATATAATATTCACCTTTGTCCAGGTCGGCTTTTCCAAGGACAGAGATTACCTCATCCCGGCTCATTCCCATCTGCAGAATATACTGATCTGACAGATATTCCCGGTCGGCTCTGATCTGCCAGACATGGGACTCAGCCCAGAACATTGAAATCCTGTTTTTATAGAAAAAGACTACAGAATCCTGACCATCAGATGGACCGCGAACGGTATACATCTCATCGGGAAGCCCGTCCCTTGCAATAACATCTTCAAGAGACCTTCCCAGATGTTCGGCCAGAGTATTTAATTCTGCCGCAACAGTTTCCGATGCATCGGAATCCACTGAGTTATCAGAAAGGGGTTCTGCATGTAAGTAGGAAATACAGAGAAGGAATGACAATAAAAAAGGGAGCATTTTCATGCCCCCATCTTAAAACAGAATCCGGAAAAACAAAAGTCCGGAATAATCAGACTTTAACTGCCGCAGCTTCGGCAGCTGCATCAGGAGTGAGTCCGGTTGTCATCTCTATCCTTGTTTTTCGCCAGCTGATGGAAAACCAGGTAACCGTAACAATTGCAGAGAGTACATCTGCAAGAGGCAGAGCATACCAGACCCCGTTGAGCCCGTAAAAAGTCGGCAGTATCAGTACAAGAGGAATAAGGAAGATAAACTGACGGGAGAGGCTGAGAAAGAAGGCCGGGAATGCCTTGCCCACGGTCATAAAATACGTGGAGCAGATAACCTGTAGTCCAAGTAAGAAAATGGCTGAAGAGCTGATTCTCAAGGCGGGTACAGCCATCTGTACAAGTGTCTCATCATGGGTGAACATCCGGATCAGAAATTCTGCAAAGAACTGAAGGAATAGAAAACCCACAAAGGACATAAAACTGGTTGTCATCATGGCCTTTATATTCACTTCTCTAAGACGGTCAAACAGCTTTGCCCCGTAACTGTAACCGGCAATGGGCTGATAACCGTGAACTATACCGAATATGGGCATCAGGGTGAACATAAAAAGACGGTTCATCATGCCGTAGGTAGCAATGCCGAAGTCTCCGCCGTAATGACGCAGTACATTGTTGATTACAAGAGCAAGTGCACTCATCCCTCCCTGGCGAACCAGAGT
The DNA window shown above is from Oceanispirochaeta sp. M1 and carries:
- the aroE gene encoding shikimate dehydrogenase yields the protein MSRLCLTLCRSTLAANLEDLGQNSPDLAELRIDLLDASELDKISDFPAQAGTPLILTCRKVIDGGKWSGSDEEREDLLLKSMEGAFAFIDLEEDESSEVLAVHAAGKGIRIIRSFHDFDQVPGDLAQRLQEMSSRGDLVKAAVMPQGIADVLALFRIGQDWKKTHPAEDNLILLGMGAYGVATRILAQRMGSFLTFCSPGGSEAAPGHMDWDTLHNLYRVNEIDDQTGIYGIIGNPVLHTRSPHIHNPGFKAIGENAVYLPFTVDDVPAFFELAEHLKIRGFSVTVPHKLAVRNHLDREDSAVTAIASCNTVVRTVNGWEGYNTDVEGFIRPLIENAGNLKGKTAAVIGAGGAARAVVYALLKEGCDVSIFNRTESRAAALADELGGHGYSLVKLKAEMDEGKSYDFLVQTSSVGMHGAEGPTNPVPFYKFTGRELVYDIIYTPPLTDLMQKAADAGAQTLGGMPMLQEQARAQFRLFTGKELF